A DNA window from Ictalurus punctatus breed USDA103 chromosome 11, Coco_2.0, whole genome shotgun sequence contains the following coding sequences:
- the lmo4b gene encoding LIM domain transcription factor LMO4b isoform X1, producing the protein MVNPGGSAQSAPVGAGTMSWKRCAGCGGKIADRFLLYAMDSYWHSRCLKCSCCQAQLGEIGTSCYTKSGMILCRNDYIRLFGNSGACSACGQSIPASELVMRAQGNVYHLKCFTCSTCRNRLVPGDRFHYINGSLFCEHDRPTALMNGHLTSLQTNPLLPDQKKPCTLGAVLKRCSKPRQKETNFIKRSCVLGGRSCSKRDVCLHSSPRSLSLKISQS; encoded by the exons ATGGTGAACCCAGGAGGCAGTGCTCAGTCCGCACCAGTTGGAGCTGGTACCATGTCGTGGAAGCGCTGCGCAGGCTGTGGAGGGAAGATCGCCGACCGCTTCCTCCTCTACGCCATGGACAGCTACTGGCACAGCCGCTGCCTTAAATGCTCATGCTGCCAAGCCCAGCTCGGAGAGATCGGCACCTCATGCTACACCAAGAGTGGCATGATCCTGTGCAGAAATGACTACATCAG gttattTGGGAACAGCGGGGCGTGCAGTGCTTGTGGACAGTCCATCCCAGCCAGTGAACTGGTCATGAGGGCACAGGGCAATGTGTACCACCTCAAG TGTTTCACGTGTTCTACCTGCCGGAACCGGCTGGTCCCTGGAGACCGGTTCCACTACATCAACGGCAGCTTGTTCTGCGAACACGATAGACCCACAGCGCTCATGAATGGCCACTTGACTTCACTGCAGACGAACCCACTCCTTCCTGATCAGAAG AAGCCGTGCACCCTGGGGGCTGTGCTGAAGCGCTGCTCAAAACCGAGACAAAAAGAGACTAACTTCATAAAACGTTCTT gTGTGTTAGGAGGGAGGAGTTGCTCAAAGCGGGATGTGTGCCTTCATTCCAGCCCTCGCTCATTGTCACTGAAGATCTCTCAGTCCTGA
- the lmo4b gene encoding LIM domain transcription factor LMO4b isoform X2 translates to MVNPGGSAQSAPVGAGTMSWKRCAGCGGKIADRFLLYAMDSYWHSRCLKCSCCQAQLGEIGTSCYTKSGMILCRNDYIRLFGNSGACSACGQSIPASELVMRAQGNVYHLKCFTCSTCRNRLVPGDRFHYINGSLFCEHDRPTALMNGHLTSLQTNPLLPDQKVC, encoded by the exons ATGGTGAACCCAGGAGGCAGTGCTCAGTCCGCACCAGTTGGAGCTGGTACCATGTCGTGGAAGCGCTGCGCAGGCTGTGGAGGGAAGATCGCCGACCGCTTCCTCCTCTACGCCATGGACAGCTACTGGCACAGCCGCTGCCTTAAATGCTCATGCTGCCAAGCCCAGCTCGGAGAGATCGGCACCTCATGCTACACCAAGAGTGGCATGATCCTGTGCAGAAATGACTACATCAG gttattTGGGAACAGCGGGGCGTGCAGTGCTTGTGGACAGTCCATCCCAGCCAGTGAACTGGTCATGAGGGCACAGGGCAATGTGTACCACCTCAAG TGTTTCACGTGTTCTACCTGCCGGAACCGGCTGGTCCCTGGAGACCGGTTCCACTACATCAACGGCAGCTTGTTCTGCGAACACGATAGACCCACAGCGCTCATGAATGGCCACTTGACTTCACTGCAGACGAACCCACTCCTTCCTGATCAGAAG gTGTGTTAG